The following proteins are co-located in the Camelina sativa cultivar DH55 chromosome 12, Cs, whole genome shotgun sequence genome:
- the LOC104730390 gene encoding F-box/LRR-repeat protein At4g29420-like, with product MDELPPELLVNILNRLNDSESIARCRVASKTMNSLKREIHTVNLICTLSRFFKSRPIAVTPTVTPFKTIFKSLINDSVNIRSISVGVDDALKRMSFDDLNEDDLKDLYLTDVEFVKEWLPRVCDDLEMLSISDFWLQSCWRKSDVLALVSSNCSKLVKLEVKSAWLSVVGMTQMPNLRHLTLEFIRLDDENLEKVNECFPFLHVLNLIGVGGLNEPRIRLLHLKSCHWTVSNAPRSMAIVAPNLLELELRCSKPKSFLLETPKLVKFTFSVEDAKGFCFGEFRDLNSLELKSPDIYRLIRNTHFGNKIRMLAVDLVKSIEQSERQKLGLGILLKAFPGVVSLSLSPKTWSDFETHFQSKGPVHMKGANSLKLITARVQSSNHTDVHQTVSFIRSMLNNYRGLTDMRLMIHQDKDPRVRTNLISACMMSNPRVRWKWGIWAEGGEDIWLSDSA from the exons AATGAACTCTCTCAAGCGTGAAATTCACACCGTGAATCTCATCTGCACATTGTCCCGGTTCTTCAAATCGCGTCCCATCGCCGTCACACCAACCGTCACACCGTTCAAAACGATCTTCAAGAGCCTGATCAATGATTCTGTTAACATTCGCTCGATCTCAGTCGGGGTCGATGATGCGCTTAAGAGAATGTCGTTTGACGACTTGAATGAAGATGACCTCAAAGATTTGTACCTTACCGATGTCGAATTCGTGAAGGAGTGGTTGCCTAGGGTTTGTGATGACCTGGAGATGTTGTCAATTTCTGATTTCTGGCTTCAATCTTGCTGGAGGAAGTCAGATGTTTTGGCGCTCGTTTCTTCAAACT GTAGTAAGTTAGTGAAACTAGAGGTGAAGAGTGCATGGCTCTCAGTTGTTGGAATGACTCAGATGCCTAATCTAAGACATTTGACACTCGAGTTCATCAGACTCGATGATGAGAATCTTGAGAAGGTCAATGAGTGTTTCCCTTTTCTTCATGTGTTAAATTTGATTGGTGTTGGAGGGTTGAATGAACCGAGAATACGTTTACTGCACCTAAAGAGTTGTCATTGGACTGTGTCGAATGCTCCACGGTCCATGGCTATAGTGGCGCCAAACCTCCTTGAACTCGAGCTAAGATGCAGCAAGCCTAAATCTTTTCTCCTTGAAACGCCCAAGTTGGTGAAATTCACTTTTTCTGTTGAGGACGCTAAAGGTTTTTGTTTCGGGGAGTTTCGAGATCTGAATTCTTTAGAGCTCAAATCTCCTGACATATACAGGCTAATCAGAAACACTCATTTTGGCAACAAGATCAGAATGCTTGCAGTGGATTTAGTCAAGTCTATAGAACAATCTGAAAGGCAAAAACTTGGACTGGGAATACTCCTCAAAGCATTCCCTGGCGTCGTTTCTCTTAGTTTGAGTCCCAAGACTTGGTCAGATTTCGAAACCCATTTCCAAAGCAAAGGCCCAGTACATATGAAGGGAGCGAATAGCTTGAAGCTAATAACAGCACGTGTTCAGTCGTCAAATCATACGGATGTTCATCAAACAGTTTCTTTCATCAGGTCTATGCTTAATAATTACAGAGGCTTGACAGATATGAGACTGATGATTCACCAGGACAAAGACCCTAGAGTAAGAACCAATCTGATCTCAGCGTGTATGATGAGTAACCCGAGAGTGAGATGGAAATGGGGAATATGGGCTGAAGGAGGTGAAGATATATGGCTCTCTGATAGCGCCTAA
- the LOC109127904 gene encoding F-box/LRR-repeat protein At4g29420-like, with protein sequence MCESFPFVVXRCSKPKSFLLETPKLVKFTFSVEDAKGFCFGEFRDLNSLELKSPDIYRLIRNTHFGNKIRMLAVDLVKSIEQSERQKLGLGILLKAFPGVVSLSLSPKTWSDFETHFQSKGPVHMKGANSLKLITARVQSSNHTDVHQTVSFIRSMLNNYRGLTDMRLMIHQDKDPRVRTNLISACMMSNPRVRWKWGIWAEGGEDIWLSDSA encoded by the coding sequence ATGTGTGAAAGTTTTCCATTTGTTGTGNTAAGATGCAGCAAGCCTAAATCTTTTCTCCTTGAAACGCCCAAGTTGGTGAAATTCACTTTTTCTGTTGAGGACGCTAAAGGTTTTTGTTTCGGGGAGTTTCGAGATCTGAATTCTTTAGAGCTCAAATCTCCTGACATATACAGGCTAATCAGAAACACTCATTTTGGCAACAAGATCAGAATGCTTGCAGTGGATTTAGTCAAGTCTATAGAACAATCTGAAAGGCAAAAACTTGGACTGGGAATACTCCTCAAAGCATTCCCTGGCGTCGTTTCTCTTAGTTTGAGTCCCAAGACTTGGTCAGATTTCGAAACCCATTTCCAAAGCAAAGGCCCAGTACATATGAAGGGAGCGAATAGCTTGAAGCTAATAACAGCACGTGTTCAGTCGTCAAATCATACGGATGTTCATCAAACAGTTTCTTTCATCAGGTCTATGCTTAATAATTACAGAGGCTTGACAGATATGAGACTGATGATTCACCAGGACAAAGACCCTAGAGTAAGAACCAATCTGATCTCAGCGTGTATGATGAGTAACCCGAGAGTGAGATGGAAATGGGGAATATGGGCTGAAGGAGGTGAAGATATATGGCTCTCTGATAGCGCCTAA
- the LOC104730391 gene encoding 60S ribosomal protein L28-2 — protein MATVPGQLVWEIVKRNNCFLVKQFGRGNAKVQFSKERNNLVNLNSYKHSGLANKKTVTIQAADKDQGVVLGTTKTKRQNKPKLSVNKSVLKKEFPRMTKAVVNQVVDNYYRPDLKKAALARLSVISKGLRVAKSGPKRRNRQA, from the exons ATGGCAACAGTTCCAGGACAGCTGGTCTGGGAGATCGTAAAGAGGAACAACTGTTTCTTGGTGAAGCAGTTCGGCAGAGGTAACGCTAAGGTTCAGTTCAGCAAAGAGAGAAACAACCTCGTCAACCTCAACTCTTACAAGCACTCTG GTTTGGCAAACAAGAAGACAGTGACCATTCAGGCAGCTGACAAGGACCAAGGTGTGGTACTCGGAACCACCAAGACCAAGAGACAAAACAAGCCTAAGCTCTCTGTTAACAAGTCTGTCCTCAAGAAGGAGTTCCCGAGGATGACCAAAGCTGTTGTCAACCAG GTGGTGGACAACTACTACAGGCCTGATTTGAAGAAGGCAGCACTTGCTCGGCTCAGCGTTATCAGCAAAGGTCTTAGAGTCGCCAAATCTGGTCCCAAGAGGAGAAACAGACAAGCTTGA
- the LOC104730393 gene encoding uncharacterized protein LOC104730393, which produces MLRFQCSLHLIQPSMAKNNNHSNLCLYNLPPFRATGTIPAPKVQGIRANLSRKSGKLRVNGLDREMEEDVIEFEEDEEEEEGEDEFTARKRGVYGAKKEDINYDKDPEFADILGDCLDNPDKAQKKMEERLRKKRNKIIHTKTGSATSMQVSFNKFEYSNSYMWMEFYNAPLDKDIALITDTIRSWHILGRLGGYNSMNMQLSQAPLDKRPNYDAILGANVEPTTFYNIGDLEVQDNVARIWLDIGTSEPLILDVLINALTQISSDYIGIKKLVFGGSEFESWKENMTSEESGFRVHKI; this is translated from the exons atgttaagatttCAATGCTCTCTTCACCTTATTCAGCCTTCCATGGCGAAGAACAACAACCACTCGAATCTATGCTTATACAATTTGCCGCCGTTTCGGGCCACCGGCACGATTCCGGCACCGAAGGTCCAGGGAATACGTGCGAACTTGTCTAGGAAGAGTGGGAAGTTACGAGTAAATGGTCTGGATCGAGAAATGGAAGAAGATGTGATagaatttgaagaagatgaagaagaagaagaaggagaggatgaGTTCACGGCGAGGAAGAGAGGCGTTTACGGAGcgaagaaagaagatataaaTTACGATAAAGACCCTGAATTCGCTGATATTCTCGGAGATTGTTTAGATAATCCAGATAAAGCTCAAAAAAAG ATGGAAgagagattgaggaagaagaggaacaaaATTATTCACACTAAGACTGGTTCTGCAACTTCGATGCAGGTGTCGTTTAACAA ATTTGAGTATTCCAACTCATACATGTGGATGGAGTTTTACAATGCACCACTGGATAAAGACATTGCCTTGATCACTGAT ACAATCCGTTCCTGGCATATCCTTGGACGACTTGGTGGATACAACTCCATGAATATGCAA TTATCACAAGCACCACTGGATAAGAGGCCAAACTATGATGCTATCCTTGGAGCTAATGTAGAGCCTACCACATTTTATAACATCGGGGATCTTGAGGTCCAAGACAACGTTGCTCGCATATG GCTTGATATTGGGACATCGGAGCCGTTGATTCTTGATGTTCTGATAAATGCATTGACGCAAATTAGCTCAGA TTATATCGGGATAAAGAAACTTGTGTTTGGTGGATCTGAGTTCGAGAGCTGGAAGGAGAATATGACATCCGAGGAATCTGGTTTCAGAGTCCACAAGATTTAA
- the LOC104730394 gene encoding 60S ribosomal protein L31-1: protein MEKGGKGRKEEVVTREYTINLHRRLHSCTFKKKAPNAIKEIRKFSEKAMGTKDVRVDVKLNKQIWSKGIRGPPRRIRVRVARKRNDDEDAKEEFFSLVTVAEIPAEGLSGLGTKVIEEDE, encoded by the exons ATGGAGAAAGGTGGTAAAGGGAGAAAGGAGGAGGTGGTTACAAGGGAGTACACTATCAATCTTCACAGGCGTCTCCATAGCTG CACTTTCAAGAAGAAGGCACCCAATGCCATTAAGGAGATCAGGAAGTTCTCAGAGAAAGCCATGGGAACAAAAGATGTAAGAGTTGATGTGAAGCTTAACAAGCAGATATGGAGCAAAGGAATCAGAGGTCCACCGAGGAGAATCAGAGTGCGTGTTGCCCGCAAGAGGAACGATGATGAAGATGCGAAGGAAGAGTTTTTCTCACTCGTCACTGTGGCTGAGATCCCAGCTGAAGGTTTGTCTGGTTTGGGAACCAAAGTCATCGAAGAAGACGAATGA
- the LOC104730395 gene encoding 40S ribosomal protein S30: MGKVHGSLARAGKVRGQTPKVAKQDKKKKPRGRAHKRLQHNRRFVTAVVGFGKKRGPNSSEK, translated from the exons ATGG GTAAGGTACACGGTTCGTTGGCTCGTGCCGGTAAGGTGAGAGGTCAGACCCCGAAAGTGGCTAAacaggataagaagaagaagccacgtGGTCGTGCTCACAAAAGGTTGCAACACAATCGCCGTTTCGTCACCGCcg TTGTTGGATTTGGCAAGAAGAGAGGACCCAACTCTTCTGAGAAGTAG